Within Sorghum bicolor cultivar BTx623 chromosome 2, Sorghum_bicolor_NCBIv3, whole genome shotgun sequence, the genomic segment TAAAATCAGATAGCTAGTGctagtggttggctatatatggccaccgAAATCAAGGGATAACcagctttctattttacaaaaccaaatagtAATCTATTGGAGCATGTGTTTCTGCTATACAAGTTCTAAAATAGTCTCCACAACAAGAATAGccaagctgttggagttgctcttacacTTACATCAATAACCAATTTGACTTTTTTTGGGAATAATAACCAATTTGCCCTTAGTAAAAAAGAACTGATCAGATTGATCTTTCATTCAGGTTGTACAAGCAGCAATCAAGGCTCTCGATGATAAGAAAAGAGCTGTTCGTCAAGCGGCTGTTAGATGTCGGCAAACATGGTGTGTACATTTTGCTGGCTACACAtttatagattttgaaataaacgaTTTTTCCTTGCCTTATGAACATCCCTTCAACTTATGCAGGCAATCCTTTGCTTAAGGGAGTCTCGTTCCCAGTAGTGGTCACACGTAGTTGGGGGGCAGCACGTTGCTTACTGGGTGACCCTGCTGGGAGTCAACGAGTATACATGATTGGTATGCATGCTCCAATCTTTATGGTTGTCCTGATCGGGGATGTTTGGGTTCTGCAGGCGGAGAATGCCGGGAGGGACCTGGCCACGGGTTTTCTATTCTAGCCGTTTTTTATGGTTTCCcattggttcacaactcttctaCTCTTGGCACGCAACCGTTTACAGCTTGTTATAATATTATTACGTGGTTTCGATCTGGGCGACGTTCATCAACGTAACCCTCTATTTTCTGTTGGCGTCATAGAATACAGATGGTCAGCCACATGTATCAAATAATCACACTTAAGATGAATCGATAAATGAGAACTCCATGATAGATTCACCGTAAAGCAGCAAACAAAGATCATAAAGCTGATGGCTCTCCAAACTCTCATTCAAGGTTAGGCAACCCAAATCCAGTACCAGATCTCCACGCACATAATCAAGGTAGGAGTACATTTGTTCGCTTTCCAACTACCTAATGATATCATGACTCTGACCGAGCCAAGCCGAATAAGACCATACTAGTAAGTAAAAAGGCAACGCAGCTATACACAACTCTTAAAACTGGAATTCTGGGCACCCGAGCTTAACCCACGAGACAAGCATTCAGGGACCAACGTAAGGTATTCACAGCTTGCGTAGATAGGACAGGATGGGAGCAGAGCGCCTAGTCGGCTGCCCTGAAGAGGGTCATCAGGGACAGGAAGAGGTTGATGACGTCCAGGTAGAGGGAGACGGCGGCCCAGACGTACTGGTCGTACGTGAAGCGCCTGATGATGTTGTTCGTGTCGTAGACGATGTACCCACTGAAGATGAGTGATGCCAGCCCACCGTAGATCATCTGGGAGAGCTTGCCCAGTGGGAACAGTATCTGCATTTTGGCAGCAGCAAGGGTCACCCCATCAGCATCGATTGGAAAAGACATTCAAAATAAATACTACCACATCACACAGAGAATGCAATGATGCTTTGCCGCGGAGATAGATCCCTCACCTGGATGAGTGCGAACACAAGCAGCACTATGAGGGAGGCGAACAGGAAAGGACCCAGGAAGCTGAAGTCTTTGCCCCTATTCACGGCCCAGAAAGTGTATGCAGTCAGGCTGAGCACAACCACTGTTGTCAGAATTGCAGATTCCAGAATGACCTTGCCTGTTCACACAGCAGATTATATTAGCAATTGCTAGACCTTGAGAGGATTCAACTAGAACTAAGAGCAGTGTAAAGTAAGGGTTAAATTAGCGATTATGAATGCCAGCTACAAGGCAAGACAACTAGAAAATAGCTGAACAGAGATAGGTTCCAATTATTTCCTAAATTGTTAAGTAAGAGAAATAAACTTTTTCAATTTTCAAGACATCATTGTCAAGCTCTTCAAAGTAACTTTTATGTAGACTGGACATCCAATAAAATATATGCATGCTAAATCTAGAAACAAAAAAGAGAGTGCATAATTCAGTGTCCTAATTATTGGCAAAAAGATACAGCtgcaaaagaaagaaagaaaaatcaaCCACCACATCATGCACCAGCTGTTGTTGTCAGCGCACATGACAGAGTGACAGACAGATCATAAAGGTTTCAAAAACAAAGATGGGTTCACAACGACAGTTGTTAATGACTTGGCGTCACTTAAATCAAATATCAAATGAACTCAACCCAGCTGCGGATAACCAAAAGTAAGAATAGCTTTTATATGATGAAACATCTCTCTTAGTGCACATCGTATAACAATCTAACATTCCATAAGAAGTCCAAGTATTTTGTTATTGGTTTCCAGCTGCGCCCCTAACCAAAACCAAAACAGTAATCTCAAAAACTGCAACTAAGAAGCAGCTTATTTTCATGGACAAATACCTGCCAGATTCAAACTACCATTAATATCAGAGTCATGCAACATATGTTCCAACCAATGCCTTAAGAAAAACCAAAGGGTAGTTCAAAAAGGCACAACCCCACAAAAGGTCAACTTCACAATGGGACaagtcaaaagtaattttgcatTGCCAAATATGTTTGCATGCATATGTGATATGCATAAGGGAGGGGCTCAGATAACCATAGCATACAGCCACCAAACCTACAACTTGGGTCTACACAAAGAGTAGGCAACTGCCTCACTTGGCATCTAGTACAAGTTCCTTGAAATTCCTCAGCAAccacaaaaaagaaaaactcttcCAAAAACTAGCATGGTCTTTCAGAATTCAGAAACAGTATATATATGCTGATAAGTGATATTGCTAATTCAAATACTTGCAAAGGAATAGATATTGCTAATTTACACAGACAAGCACACGAAGCAGTACTTATTAGCATGGAGAAATATATTGAACCTGTCACTATATCATGTAATTACGCACTTTTCAAGGTAGAAAATAGAGCCAGAAACAAATAGTAAATAACTTCTCAAGTTGCATGGTTCGACCAATATTTTATTGAAACCAATGAATAAGGATTTATTGATTTGAAAGTTTAACAAGGCACAACCCAGTCAACAGTCAACTTCGCAATAAGGCAAAAGAACAGGCAAGAGGTATTTGCATTATATAAATGGACAAATTCCACAAGATGGTGATATTTCAATTGCTTCTGACTCAGACAAGCATATCATAAAGCCACTAACACCTACATCTTGGTCTTACATGCTACTTGAGTTTTCTCTATAAAccttaacaaaaaaaaagctCTCCCAAAAGTATCGCTGCTATGGCATACTACACATCTGTTGcattgcacaacaacccaaaagtgAATTCACATTGCCAGAAAAAAATCTGCACCGGACGTGATAGTGCTAATTTACGCGAGCCGGTGGATAAAGCAATTGAGACAAGCATATCTCATAGCCACCAAAACCTACAAATTTGGTTCTACACCTCACATGGGCTGCCAGGACAAGTTCCTAGAAATTTCTGTGAACCTTACAGTCAAACTATGTCCGAAACTAGCAAGGCCATTGCATGGTATTTACACTGATGTTACCAATTTACACAATCAGGCACACAAAGCAGTGGTAGTGAAAACAACTGAACAATGAGCCACGAAGATGAGATGGTTACCACTGGTGAAGGCACATGTCAAGCCCACAGAGAAGCTGATGGCGACGGTGAAGAGGCCGAGCAGGATCAGGTTGACTGGGTGCTTCTCATGGTAGAAGTACAACGGGCACAGCACTGCACACCAAAAGAAAATGAACAATCATGTTCAGCGTTGCATCATCAATCGACATGTTCAGCGTTGCATCATCAATCGACAAGTAATTAGACATCCAATTCAATCCAAATAACACGCAGTTAGGTCAGGTTCGAGAAGTCCTTCCTGTTCCTGCTAAACACAAAAACCCTCACGCCATCACGCGTGCCAACCCACCCACCCACCGAAAAACACTGTTGCCACAACGTAAAGGCACCGAAGCGTGCACGGATGAGAACACGCAAGGCTCCTCCATTTCCACTTTGACAGAATCCCTCCAAACTTTTACCTAACCGACCAACAATTGCTGGCAGGACTAGCAGATTTCGCAGGTATTAGGACATGAGCATCCGCGAATCTGATTCTAACTGCAACCTTGAAGCAACGCACGGAATATATTCGACTGAATTACAGAAATACCCCTCGTCGAACTAACTGCTTCACCGTGCACCCGATCGAAGGAAAACCACAAAAAAAAATGATTCTGAAGTTACAGAGTTGATCGAACTCTAGCCACAGAGAATGTTGGCGATTCAAATATCGCAACCGCAATCCACATCCAAATGAATCGCAACCACAATCCACATCCAAATTGACAACAGCAATCTACACGCACCCCGCATTTTGCGGACAGAAGCGAAGCGTTTGCATGAACGCCCGAAACCCTACTCGACTGCTTTCCCCACCACTCCAAACGAACAAAACGaaacgaaaaaaaaaatctaaaatccTCGGAGAAAACAACTAAAGCcagccagagagagagagagaggtggacGGATGGTTGAGGTTGGACTCACCGatgaaggggaggatgatgaggaagaTGTAGAGTCCGAGCCCGGCGTTGGTGGTGGTGAAGAAGTGCGGGATGGCGCGGACcttgacgacgacggcggcgacgacggcggTGAGGAGCAGCTGGAGGGAGAGGAT encodes:
- the LOC8060731 gene encoding BI1-like protein, whose product is MFGYQKGVDVEAGTSAATGGGARQLYPGMQESPELRWALIRKIYVILSLQLLLTAVVAAVVVKVRAIPHFFTTTNAGLGLYIFLIILPFIVLCPLYFYHEKHPVNLILLGLFTVAISFSVGLTCAFTSGKVILESAILTTVVVLSLTAYTFWAVNRGKDFSFLGPFLFASLIVLLVFALIQILFPLGKLSQMIYGGLASLIFSGYIVYDTNNIIRRFTYDQYVWAAVSLYLDVINLFLSLMTLFRAAD